A window from Zingiber officinale cultivar Zhangliang chromosome 7A, Zo_v1.1, whole genome shotgun sequence encodes these proteins:
- the LOC122001287 gene encoding R3H domain-containing protein 2-like, giving the protein MESSVTGAATTESQRLRDKVDSFLVEALENPRHRLTVLRMEFDIQTFMQNSDQHQFEFQHLPTSYLRCAAHRVAQHYGLLTTATDNSAAGGLGSRVIARKTPDSKFPNVYLSEILVKQTEKETSGQFKIVRRPRPAKASSSDNVWLGHKKCSVKSVEERKEEYDRARARIFSSSSNLEMDASSAASTNGDEQELLMEEIEKIHNKDGFSRVAIFRDREKDRSDPDYDRSYGRYAIGLAPGQSFGLQACHSIQPTFLQYDANISSFNHLPRNQSCFGLNPSNPSMNPFCASGYNQNVKDAFCMQWPSPAMVYAYSYEPLRQANFQAPPCQQPLSFDHPRN; this is encoded by the exons ATGGAGTCTTCGGTGACCGGTGCGGCGACGACCGAGAGTCAGCGGCTCCGGGACAAGGTGGATTCCTTCCTCGTCGAAGCCCTAGAGAATCCTCGCCATCGTCTCACTG TTCTGCGTATGGAGTTTGACATCCAGACGTTTATGCAGAATTCTGATCAACATCAATTTGAATTTCAGCATTTACCAACTTCGTATCTGAGGTGTGCTGCTCACCGTGTTGCTCAACATTATGGACTGCTTACCACGGCAACAGACAACTCTGCAGCAGGTGGCCTAGGTAGTAGGGTTATTGCCAGGAAGACACCTGATAGTAAATTTCCAAATGTTTATTTATCTGAAATACTTGTCAAACAAACTGAAAAGGAGACATCCGGACAGTTTAAGATTGTCCGGCGTCCAAGGCCAGCAAAAGCTTCCTCAAGTGATAATGTTTGGCTTGGACATAAAAAATGTTCAGTGAAGTCTGTGGAGGAGCGcaaagaggaatatgatagagcACGAGCTCGCATCTTTAGCAGCTCTAGCAATTTGGAAATGGATGCATCATCTGCTGCTTCGACAAATGGCGATGAGCAGGAATTATTGATGGAGGAGATTGAAAAGATTCACAATAAAGATGGTTTTTCTAGAGTTGCCATTTTTCGAGATAGGGAGAAGGACCGCTCTGATCCAGACTATGACCGGAGTTATGGAAG GTATGCTATAGGGCTCGCTCCAGGCCAGAGTTTTGGCTTGCAAGCATGCCATAGTATTCAGCCAACTTTCCTACAGTACGATGCAAACATTTCTTCTTTTAATCACTTGCCAAGGAACCAAAGTTGTTTTGGCCTTAATCCGTCTAACCCGTCCATGAACCCGTTTTGTGCCTCTGGATACAACCAGAATGTCAAGGATGCGTTCTGCATGCAATGGCCCAGCCCTGCCATGGTGTATGCTTATTCCTACGAACCTTTGAGGCAGGCTAATTTTCAG GCACCGCCATGTCAGCAACCTTTAAGCTTTGATCATCCAAGGAATTGA
- the LOC122001286 gene encoding probable serine/threonine-protein kinase SIS8: MSRMKHLLRKLHIGGGGGGGSSSGGVDHQTHHHPHPHPHPHHHQRLVGDARRNPSPASASSSRATAQDAAPAEAVEVRDGSRSDGAAAIAGSDFSLFEEEYQVQLALAISASADPDGLEDADSVQIKAAKRMSLGCPPGVGAASGTFVGVGADDDSSMELLSLRYWSYNVVNYDEKLLDGFYDVYGVISNPSIIEKMPSLVDLQAISVSDKIDYEVILVNRTFDYTLQQLEKQAVSILLESKTEEHGLLASELVQRIADLVVRTMGGPVDDANDMQRRWTLKSCELRNSLNTIVLPLGSLEIGLSRHRALLFKVLADRINLPCKLVKGSYYTGTDEGAVNFIKVDYESEYIVDLMGAPGTLIPTENPNTHMENSRNFLLDPETIEQTVKDLCLAINKVNFQFERKSDTFEGDLDNSLPSGYSELQLEDSSSLINRYDDVDGLVVNSHITGCDNEPGNFHPLLSRPPLVTSKPTEVISPSQQMKVNDVSKYVVTAAKNPEFAQKLHAVLLESGASPPPDLFSDLSSSLNLVEQDHNIGFEATDGRIRLELAEMNTSTDIKSSISPVLTAECSIDSDMAKKNENVAERLVNNMGEEISGTSMSSSLATTNDWLVIPNSQVNVSSLDGSWVKYSDSILDYPVASGAFFLNEVDACPVSDVAESIQKGGANILGPSVVHYYQENIGRDSVSDGHQVAPEDRQEGAKDSMFKLKGNLHGLYASDNEKSSKILDAVSEWEIPWEDLQIGERIGLGSYGEVYRADWNCTEVAVKKFLDQDLYGDALEQFRYEVKIMSRLRHPNVVLFMGAVTRPPNLSILTEFLPRGSLYRLLHRPNTQLDEKRRLKMALDVAKGMNYLHTSHPTIVHRDLKSPNLLVDKNWVVKVCDFGLSRLKHHTFLSSKSTSGTPEWMAPEVLRNEPSNEKCDVYSFGVILWELATLHKPWSGMNSMQVVGAVGFQNRRLEIPNDIDPVVAQIITDCWESEPNKRPSFAQLLTPLKQLQKLVGAN; encoded by the exons ATGTCGAGGATGAAGCATCTCCTGAGGAAGCTCCACATCGGCGGTGGCGGTGGCGGAGGCAGCAGTAGCGGAGGAGTTGACCATCAAACTCACCACCACCCGCATCCACATCCACATCCACATCACCACCAGCGGCTTGTTGGTGACGCCAGGAGGAACCCCTCCCCCGCGTCCGCGTCGAGTTCGAGAGCAACGGCACAGGATGCGGCGCCTGCGGAGGCTGTGGAAGTCAGGGATGGATCGCGGTCCGATGGGGCGGCGGCGATCGCGGGGTCGGACTTTAGCTTGTTTGAGGAGGAATACCAGGTGCAGCTTGCGCTGGCGATCAGTGCCTCCGCCGATCCTGATGGGTTGGAAGACGCTGATTCCGTGCAGATTAAGGCGGCCAAGCGGATGAGCTTGGGATGCCCGCCGGGGGTTGGTGCTGCTTCCGGAACTTTCGTTGGTGTGGGTGCTGATGATGACAGCTCGATGGAGCTCCTCTCGCTCCGTTATTGG AGTTATAATGTTGTGAACTATGATGAAAAGCTGTTGGATGGTTTCTATGATGTATATGGTGTCATCTCAAATCCCAGCATTATCGAAAAGATGCCTTCTTTGGTGGATCTCCAAGCAATATCTGTTTCAGATAAGATTGATTATGAAGTAATTCTAGTGAATCGTACATTTGACTATACACTTCAACAACTTGAGAAGCAAGCAGTCTCTATTCTTCTGGAAAGCAAAACAGAAGAGCATGGTCTACTGGCTAGTGAGTTGGTCCAAAGGATTGCAGATCTCGTTGTTCGCACTATGGGCGGTCCAGTTGACGATGCTAATGATATGCAAAGAAGGTGGACACTCAAGAGCTGTGAATTGCGGAATTCTTTGAACACTATTGTTCTTCCTCTTGGGTCACTTGAGATTGGATTATCACGCCACAGGGCCTTGCTCTTTAAG GTTCTAGCTGATCGGATAAACCTTCCATGTAAACTTGTAAAAGGTAGTTACTATACTGGTACAGATGAAGGAGCTGTGAATTTCATTAAAGTTGATTATGAAAG TGAATATATTGTGGATCTTATGGGAGCTCCAGGCACATTGATCCCTACCGAGAATCCCAACACTCATATGGAAAATTCTAGAAACTTTCTACTAGACCCAGAGACCATTGAACAAACTGTTAAGGATTTATGCTTGGCCATCAATAAAGTGAATTTTCAATTTGAGAGAAAAAGTGATACATTTGAAGGAGATCTAGATAACAGCTTACCATCTGGATATTCTGAATTACAGCTGGAAGACAGTTCAAGCTTAATCAATAGATATGATGATGTTGATGGTTTGGTTGTGAACAGCCACATTACAGGGTGTGATAATGAACCTGGGAATTTCCATCCTTTGCTGAGTAGACCTCCATTGGTCACATCTAAACCTACTGAAGTTATTTCCCCTTCTCAACAGATGAAAGTTAATGATGTTTCCAAGTATGTTGTCACTGCAGCAAAGAATCCAGAATTTGCTCAGAAGTTACATGCTGTTTTACTAGAAAGCGGAGCATCACCTCCTCCGGATCTGTTTTCTGATTTAAGTTCTTCACTAAATTTGGTTGAACAGGATCATAACATAGGTTTTGAGGCGACTGATGGAAGAATTAGGCTAGAGTTAGCTGAGATGAATACAAGTACAGATATCAAATCTTCCATTTCACCTGTATTAACAGCAGAATGTTCAATTGATTCTGACATGGCGAAGAAAAATGAAAATGTTGCTGAGAGATTAGTAAATAATATGGGGGAAGAGATATCCGGTACAAGCATGTCTTCTTCTTTAGCTACAACAAATGACTGGCTCGTCATTCCTAATTCTCAGGTGAATGTGAGTTCGCTTGATGGGTCATGGGTTAAATACAGTGATTCAATTCTGGATTATCCGGTGGCATCAGGAGCTTTCTTCTTGAATGAAGTGGATGCATGCCCTGTGTCTGATGTGGCTGAATCAATTCAAAAAGGAGGTGCAAATATTCTTGGACCATCTGTTGTACATTACTATCAGGAAAATATAGGAAGAGATTCTGTTTCTGATGGGCATCAAGTTGCTCCTGAAGATCGTCAAGAAGGTGCAAAGGATTCCATGTTTAAACTAAAAGGTAATCTCCATGGACTATATGCATCTGACAATGAAAAATCAAGCAAAATATTAGATGCAGTTTCTGAATGGGAGATACCTTGGGAAGATCTTCAGATTGGAGAGCGAATTGGTCTAG GTTCATATGGTGAGGTTTATCGTGCAGATTGGAATTGCACT GAGGTTGCAGTGAAGAAGTTTTTGGATCAGGATCTTTATGGGGATGCATTAGAGCAATTCAGATATGAA gttaaaatcatgtcAAGGTTACGACATCCAAATGTTGTTCTTTTCATGGGAGCAGTGACTCGTCCTCCAAATTTGTCAATATTAACTGAATTTCTTCCAAG GGGAAGTCTATATAGGCTGCTGCATCGTCCTAATACTCAACTCGATGAAAAACGACGACTAAAGATGGCTTTGGATGTG GCCAAAGGGATGAACTACTTGCATACTAGCCATCCTACTATTGTGCACAGAGATCTCAAGTCTCCTAATCTTCTGGTTGATAAGAACTGGGTTGTCAAG GTTTGTGATTTTGGTTTGTCAAGGTTGAAGCATCATACATTCTTGTCATCAAAGTCAACATCTGGAACG CCGGAATGGATGGCACCAGAGGTCTTACGGAATGAACCATCAAATGAGAA GTGTGATGTTTACAGCTTTGGTGTCATCTTGTGGGAATTAGCAACCCTACACAAGCCATGGAGTGGAATGAATTCGATGCAAGTTGTTGGCGCCGTGGGATTCCAAAATAGACGTCTTGAGATACCCAATGATATTGACCCAGTGGTTGCACAGATAATTACCGATTGTTGGGAAAG TGAGCCAAATAAACGCCCTTCTTTTGCACAACTTTTGACACCTCTTAAGCAGTTGCAGAAGTTGGTCGGCGCAAACTGA
- the LOC122000042 gene encoding protein CYTOKININ-RESPONSIVE GATA TRANSCRIPTION FACTOR 1-like isoform X1 has translation MSSFDLNQAPSLSASDGEGQGPFFTPPSNTSSSSSSSSSFLSNFSRNQQHDHPFLQQELKDRYRAISYKVKPPQCRPRGNMKPSPRDQIKSNCSFKSSGDSISIRACSNCSTTKTPLWRSGPHGPKSLCNACGIRQRKVRRAMEAAAVCSVTKEEKPCNSTVPFKKRYKFTSSSKQKKLFVDEAVVVPVKDERDAAILLMGLSCGLIRG, from the exons ATGTCTTCATTTGATCTGAACCAGGCCCCTTCTCTCTCTGCATCAGATGGAGAAGGCCAAGGCCCTTTCTTCACACCGCCATCCaacacctcttcttcttcttcctcctcctcctcctttctcaGCAACTTCTCAAGGAACCAGCAACATGATCATCCCTTCCTGCAACAAGAG CTCAAGGATCGATACAGAGCCATCAGCTACAAGGTCAAGCCGCCTCAGTGCAGACCAAGAGGCAACATGAAACCGTCACCTCGAGATCAAATCAAAAGCAACTGCAGCTTCAAGTCTTCTGGTGATTCTATCAGTATCAGAGCCTGCTCCAATTGTAGCACCACAAAGACTCCTCTTTGGAGGAGTGGCCCTCATGGCCCCAAg AGTCTTTGTAATGCTTGTGGAATAAGACAGAGGAAGGTGAGGAGGGCCATGGAAGCTGCTGCTGTGTGTAGTGTGACAAAAGAGGAGAAGCCATGCAACAGTACTGTGCCATTCAAGAAAAGGTACAAGTTTACCAGCTCAAGTAAACAGAAAAAGCTCTTTGTGGATGAAGCAGTGGTGGTGCCAGTGAAGGATGAGAGAGATGCTGCCATCTTGCTGATGGGGCTTTCCTGTGGCCTAATTAGGGGCTGA
- the LOC122000042 gene encoding protein CYTOKININ-RESPONSIVE GATA TRANSCRIPTION FACTOR 1-like isoform X2: MEKAKALSSHRHPTPLLLLPPPPPFSATSQGTSNMIIPSCNKSRIWQLKDRYRAISYKVKPPQCRPRGNMKPSPRDQIKSNCSFKSSGDSISIRACSNCSTTKTPLWRSGPHGPKSLCNACGIRQRKVRRAMEAAAVCSVTKEEKPCNSTVPFKKRYKFTSSSKQKKLFVDEAVVVPVKDERDAAILLMGLSCGLIRG; encoded by the exons ATGGAGAAGGCCAAGGCCCTTTCTTCACACCGCCATCCaacacctcttcttcttcttcctcctcctcctcctttctcaGCAACTTCTCAAGGAACCAGCAACATGATCATCCCTTCCTGCAACAAGAG TCGAATATGGCAGCTCAAGGATCGATACAGAGCCATCAGCTACAAGGTCAAGCCGCCTCAGTGCAGACCAAGAGGCAACATGAAACCGTCACCTCGAGATCAAATCAAAAGCAACTGCAGCTTCAAGTCTTCTGGTGATTCTATCAGTATCAGAGCCTGCTCCAATTGTAGCACCACAAAGACTCCTCTTTGGAGGAGTGGCCCTCATGGCCCCAAg AGTCTTTGTAATGCTTGTGGAATAAGACAGAGGAAGGTGAGGAGGGCCATGGAAGCTGCTGCTGTGTGTAGTGTGACAAAAGAGGAGAAGCCATGCAACAGTACTGTGCCATTCAAGAAAAGGTACAAGTTTACCAGCTCAAGTAAACAGAAAAAGCTCTTTGTGGATGAAGCAGTGGTGGTGCCAGTGAAGGATGAGAGAGATGCTGCCATCTTGCTGATGGGGCTTTCCTGTGGCCTAATTAGGGGCTGA